The Deltaproteobacteria bacterium genomic interval TGCCGAGAAGAGCCGGGTTCTTCGAGCAGTAGAGAATGTACGTTTACGTTTGCAAGCCAGCGTAGCGGTTCGCCTGGTCCGTTCCTCACGGGTAAGTGGTTAATTTTTCATAAGGTACACGTTTTAGACAACGTTAAGGTAAATTGGATGGAATCCTTAGGCCTCAAAAATCAGTGGTTTTCAGAGATCGACAAAAATTTAGCGCTCTCGCTTCGGCAAAAAGGTGAGATGCTTTTTCATGAACGCTCTGATTTTCAAGACGTCAAAATATTCGATAGTTATGAGTATGGACGTGTTCTTACTCTAGACGATTGTGTGATGCTTACCGAGCAAGACGAGCATGTCTACCATGAGATGATCACCCATCCTGCAGCGCTTACCCATCCGAACCCAAAGCGTGTTCTTGTGATTGGCGGGGGCGACGGCGGAACTGTTCGCGAAATGGCACGTCACCCAGAGGTTGAAGAAATTGTTCTCGTTGAGATCGACAATGTGGTTATTGAACAGTGTCGCAAGTGGCTTCCACAAACGGCCTGTGGCCTCGACCATGAGAAAGTGAATCTCATTGTTGGCGATGGCATTGATTATGTTCAAAAAGGTGAACCTGAATCCTTCGATATTATTATTATCGATTCCACGGACCCTTTAGGGCCGAGTGAAGGACTTTTCACTGAGAGCTTTTATCGCAAAGCCCACAGCATGCTCGCAGAGAAGGGTATCCTGATGGTGCAAAGTGAATCACCGCGTATTCGGGTCCCTATTTTTCAAGAAATTTATACATTCTTCGATAAGATTTTCGGTGAAGAAAACGTTCATTGCATGATGATTCACGTGCCGACCTATATGCCGGGCACGTGGAGTTTAGCATTTTGCTCAAAGGGTGGCTTGCACCCTCGGTCGGATATCAATGTCGAACGTATTATGAATTTTCAGAAATCAAACGACTTGAATTACTACAACGACGAAATGCATATGGCAGCCTTTGCTTTGCCGACTTATGTTCGTAAGTTGTTAAATCGTTCCTAAGCGCTGCGCTGGCGGCTCTTTCGTTAGCTCTGCCACGACACCCCGATAAAGAGTACCGCTCCGCGAATCTTGTCCCAGCTTCCCTGATACAGTGGTTCTGTATCTGATTCAGGATCTGTAACTTCGAATGATTGGCTGTTGATATGTTGAAAAATCATCAGTTGAACATCGATGAGAAAGTCGTTGGAGATCATAAATTGGCTTCCGGTAAATCCTCTAAATAAGAAACCTGCATTTCCGCGTCCAGTGCGGCTGCCGCCGAGCACACTTGTATTATTTCCTGAACCATCTCGGTCGTCTGATATCTTGATGTATCCAAAGCCGAGGCTCATGCCACCGTAGGGCATCCAGAGGCCTGTGCTCTTTCTAAAGATGGCACGGATGGAGCCGTAATAGCCTCGTAGAAGAACATCGATATTGGTGAGGTTATCAGCAGATTGAGTCTGTCCCTGATTAAGGACGAAGGTGGTTTCGAAACCGAGTAAAAACCAATTTTCCAGACTGTAGTCGAAGCTAAGTTGCCCCATAAATAGAGGCTTGGTTAGGCCGGCTCCCTCAAGCCCTGAAAACATATAACCGATGCCCGTACTCAGTGTGAGATTCCACCTTTTAGGTCGCTGTGCTATGCGTAGGCTCTCTAGAGAGGCGATAAGCTCTTGGTTCTTTGTCTCGCCTCCCGGTGCCGGTCCTGTGAGTGTTTGAAGAATTTGATT includes:
- the speE gene encoding polyamine aminopropyltransferase; translated protein: MESLGLKNQWFSEIDKNLALSLRQKGEMLFHERSDFQDVKIFDSYEYGRVLTLDDCVMLTEQDEHVYHEMITHPAALTHPNPKRVLVIGGGDGGTVREMARHPEVEEIVLVEIDNVVIEQCRKWLPQTACGLDHEKVNLIVGDGIDYVQKGEPESFDIIIIDSTDPLGPSEGLFTESFYRKAHSMLAEKGILMVQSESPRIRVPIFQEIYTFFDKIFGEENVHCMMIHVPTYMPGTWSLAFCSKGGLHPRSDINVERIMNFQKSNDLNYYNDEMHMAAFALPTYVRKLLNRS